One window of the Eucalyptus grandis isolate ANBG69807.140 chromosome 8, ASM1654582v1, whole genome shotgun sequence genome contains the following:
- the LOC104415694 gene encoding pre-mRNA-splicing factor ATP-dependent RNA helicase DEAH7 isoform X1, translating to MEDKVTLEPEKSGAAGLYIPGKERVVFRPSERKSLLGLDVLANAKRAGSKVDDGFKVPKERVTSVVSSIDEEEKSELSGLDEEESDIVNGARNTNRRYRETAASKNSDPDNVSGSKSETFTPRNRRSSDSIRSEVSTLTSQNSRGSPPFDEGHHRRERRDSKDDGTERRRSRQTYSMDSEDRYHGREVRDRYAHSHGGDYGKKRSRYDGKRTPGRNEWDDGRWEWQDTPRRDGYSSSSGREQPSPSPMFIGASPDARLVSPWSGGHTPRSSGSAASPWDHISPSPVPIRASGASVKSSSSRYSGRSHRLTFSAGNSEPNEDREADNMDMADEHKYEISESMRLEMEYDADRAWYDREEGTTMFDGDRSSVFLGDEASFKKKEADLAKRLVRRDGTKMTLSQSKKLSQLTADNAQWEDRQLLRSGAVRGTEVQTEFDEEEECKVILLVHDTKPPFLDGRVVFTKQAEPIMPLKDPTSDMAIISRKGSSLVREIREKQSMNKSRQRFWELAGSKLGDILGVEKSEAEIDADTAVVGDQGEVDFKEEAKFAQHMKKGEAVSDFAKSKTMAQQRQYLPIYSVREELLQVIRENQVVVVVGETGSGKTTQLTQYLHEDGYTVNSIIGCTQPRRVAAMSVAKRVSEEMETELGDKVGYAIRFEDVTGPSTVIKYMTDGVLLRETLKDSDLDKYRVIVMDEAHERSLNTDVLFGILKKVVARRRDFKLIVTSATLNAQKFSTFFGSVPIFHIPGRTFPVNILWSKTPCEDYVEGAVKQAMAIHITSPPGDILIFMTGQDEIETACYALAERMEQLESSAKQGVGKLLILPIYSQLPADLQAKIFQKAEEGARKCIVATNIAETSLTVDGIYYVIDTGYGKMKVYNPKMGMDALQVFPVSRAAADQRAGRAGRTGPGTCYRLYTESAYLNEMLPSPVPEIQRTNLGNVVLLLKSLKVDNLLDFDFMDPPPQDNILNSMYQLWVLGALNNVGGLTELGWKMVEFPLDPPLAKMLLMGEQLGCLDEVLTIVSMLSVPSVFFRPKDRAEESDAAREKFFVPESDHLTLYNVYQQWKNKQYRGDWCNDHFLHVKGLRKAREVRSQLLDILKALKIPLTSSFPDTDVVRKAICSAYFHNAARLKGVGEYVNSRTGMPCHLHPSSALYGMGHTPEYVVYHELILTAKEYMQCATAVEPQWLAELGPMFFSVKDSDTSLLEHKKKQKEEKTAMEEEMENLRRSQADAEIENKAKEREKRAKQQQQVSLPGLKQGTSTYLRPKKFGL from the exons ATAATGTCTCCGGTTCAAAAAGCGAGACCTTTACGCCCAGAAATCGTCGCTCAAGTGATTCAATACGTTCAGAA GTTTCAACTCTCACCTCTCAGAATAGTAGGGGGAGTCCCCCATTTGATGAAGGCCACCATCGCCGTGAACGGCGGGATTCCAAAGATGATGGAACTGAAAGGAGGCGGTCAAGACAGACATATAGTATGGATAGTGAAGACAGATATCATGGAAGAGAAGTACGGGATCGATATGCGCATAGTCACGGGGGAGATTATGGAAAGAAACGGAGTAGATATGATGGCAAGAGGACACCTG GTAGAAATGAATGGGATGATGGGAGATGGGAATGGCAAGACACGCCACGCCGGGATGGTTACTCTAGCTCTAGTGGGCGAGAGCAACCTTCGCCATCACCGATGTTCATTGGGGCCTCACCTGATGCCAGATTAGTTTCACCTTGGTCGGGTGGTCATACTCCCCGTTCTAGTG GTTCTGCAGCTTCTCCTTGGGACCACATCTCTCCCTCGCCTGTTCCAATACGTGCTTCTGGAGCTTCGGTTAAATCTTCGAGTTCTAGATACAGTGGAAGGTCCCATCGACTTACATTTTCTGCTGGAAATTCAGAACCGAATGAG GATAGAGAAGCAGACAATATGGACATGGCAGATGAACATAAGTATGAGATTTCTGAGAGTATGCGTTTGGAGATGGAGTACGATGCAGACCGTGCATG GTATGACAGAGAAGAAGGTACCACTATGTTTGATGGGGATAGGTCGTCGGTTTTCCTTGGAGATGAGGcctcttttaaaaagaaagaggcGGATCTTGCAAAAAGACTG GTTCGAAGGGATGGTACTAAGATGACCCTTTCTCAGAGCAAAAAGTTGTCACAGCTTACTGCTGATAACGCTCAGTGGGAAGACCGACAACTCCTGAGATCGGGAGCTGTTAGAGGTACAGAAGTGCAGACCGAATTTGATGAGGAGGAAGAATGCAAGGTTATTCTTCTTGTACATG ATACAAAACCTCCTTTCTTGGATGGGAGAGTAGTCTTTACTAAACAAGCTGAGCCTATAATGCCCCTCAAAGATCCGACATCAGATATGGCTATAATTTCACGAAAAGGTTCCTCTCTGGTCAGGGAGATCCGTGAAAAACAGAGTATGAATAAATCTCGCCAACGCTTCTGGGAGCTGGCTGGCTCAAAACTTGGAGATATTCTTGGTGTTGAGAAATCAGAAGCGGAG ATTGATGCGGACACTGCTGTAGTGGGGGACCAGGGCGAGGTAGATTTTAAGGAAGAGGCAAAGTTTGCACAGCACATGAAAAAGGGTGAAGCAGTGAGTGACTTTGCAAAGTCAAAAACTATGGCACAGCAACGGCAGTATCTCCCCATTTATTCAGTGCGTGAGGAGTTATTGCAG GTTATCCGTGAGAATCAGGTGGTGGTCGTTGTGGGAGAGACTGGTTCAGGGAAAACAACTCAACTAACACAG TATCTGCATGAAGATGGCTACACTGTGAACAGCATCATTGGTTGTACCCAACCGAGGCGTGTTGCAGCCATGAGTGTGGCAAAGAGagtgagtgaagagatggaaacTGAGTTGGGCGACAAAGTGGGGTATGCCATTCGTTTTGAGGATGTGACTGGGCCAAGCACAGTAATTAAG TATATGACAGATGGAGTACTTCTGCGTGAAACACTGAAAGATTCTGACCTTGATAAGTACCG GGTCATTGTGATGGATGAAGCACATGAGAGATCACTGAACACTGATGTTCTCTTTGGGATTTTAAAAAAGGTGGTAGCTCGCCGTCGTGATTTTAAGCTCATTGTAACATCTGCTACTCTGAATGCACAAAAATTTTCGACCTTCTTTGGCAG CGTACCAATTTTTCACATACCTGGAAGGACATTTCCAGTCAACATATTGTGGAGTAAAACCCCATGTGAAGATTATGTTGAAGGTGCAGTGAAGCAGGCTATGGCCATCCATATTACCAGTCCTCCAGGCGACATCCTCATCTTCATGACtggccaagatgaaattgaAACAGCATGCTATGCTCTAGCGGAGCGCATGGAACAGCTTGAATCATCTGCGAAGCAAGGTGTTGGTAAGCTCTTGATTCTTCCCATATACTCTCAACTTCCGGCTGATTTGCAAGCAAAGATATTCCAAAAGGCTGAAGAAGGGGCTCGCAAGTGCATTGTGGCCACCAATATTGCAGAGACTTCTTTGACGGTAGATGGAATATATTATGTCATAGACACAGGCTATGGTAAGATGAAAGTCTACAATCCCAAAATGGGTATGGACGCACTCCAAGTGTTCCCAGTCAGCCGCGCTGCTGCAGACCAGCGTGCTGGTCGTGCAGGCAGAACAGGACCAGGTACATGTTATCGACTTTACACGGAGAGTGCATATTTGAATGAAATGCTCCCGAGTCCTGTGCCGGAAATCCAGAGGACCAACCTTGGGAATGTGGTCTTATTGCTCAAGTCTCTTAAAGTTGACAACCTGCTAGACTTTGATTTTATGGACCCACCTCCGCAGGATAACATTCTCAATTCAATGTACCAGTTGTGGGTCTTAGGTGCACTTAACAATGTTGGGGGGTTAACGGAGCTCGGCTGGAAGATGGTAGAATTCCCATTGGATCCTCCTCTTGCAAAGATGCTCTTGATGGGCGAGCAGTTAGGTTGCCTAGATGAGGTTTTGACAATTGTCTCGATGCTCTCGGTGCCGTCTGTATTCTTCAGGCCAAAAGATAGAGCGGAGGAGAGCGATGCTGCAAGGGAGAAGTTTTTTGTTCCGGAATCTGACCACTTAACGCTGTACAATGTCTATCAGCAGTGGAAAAATAAACAGTACAGAGGAGATTGGTGTAATGATCACTTTTTGCATGTCAAGGGCTTGCGGAAGGCTCGAGAAGTGAGATCTCAACTGCTGGATATTCTCAAGGcattgaaaatcccactaaCTTCGAGTTTTCCCGATACTGATGTTGTGAGGAAAGCCATCTGTTCTGCATACTTCCACAATGCAGCACGACTGAAGGGTGTTGGCGAATATGTGAATAGCCGGACCGGGATGCCCTGCCATTTGCACCCGAGCAGTGCTCTCTATGGCATGGGGCACACGCCCGAGTATGTGGTCTACCACGAGCTGATTCTGACAGCAAAAGAGTACATGCAATGTGCCACTGCTGTGGAGCCACAGTGGTTGGCCGAACTGGGTCCCATGTTTTTCTCCGTTAAAGACTCGGATACGTCTCTGCTGGAGcacaagaagaagcagaaggaagagaagacAGCTATGGAGGAAGAAATGGAGAACCTGAGGAGATCGCAGGCTGATGCGGAGATAGAAAATAAGGcgaaggagagggagaagaggGCGAAGCAACAACAGCAAGTCTCATTGCCTGGGTTGAAGCAGGGTACTTCTACTTACCTCAGACCAAAGAAATTTGGTCTATAA
- the LOC104415694 gene encoding pre-mRNA-splicing factor ATP-dependent RNA helicase DEAH7 isoform X2 translates to MEDKVTLEPEKSGAAGLYIPGKERVVFRPSERKSLLGLDVLANAKRAGSKVDDGFKVPKERVTSVVSSIDEEEKSELSGLDEEESDIVNGARNTNRRYRETAASKNSDPDNVSGSKSETFTPRNRRSSDSIRSEVSTLTSQNSRGSPPFDEGHHRRERRDSKDDGTERRRSRQTYSMDSEDRYHGREVRDRYAHSHGGDYGKKRSRYDGKRTPGRNEWDDGRWEWQDTPRRDGYSSSSGREQPSPSPMFIGASPDARLVSPWSGGHTPRSSASPWDHISPSPVPIRASGASVKSSSSRYSGRSHRLTFSAGNSEPNEDREADNMDMADEHKYEISESMRLEMEYDADRAWYDREEGTTMFDGDRSSVFLGDEASFKKKEADLAKRLVRRDGTKMTLSQSKKLSQLTADNAQWEDRQLLRSGAVRGTEVQTEFDEEEECKVILLVHDTKPPFLDGRVVFTKQAEPIMPLKDPTSDMAIISRKGSSLVREIREKQSMNKSRQRFWELAGSKLGDILGVEKSEAEIDADTAVVGDQGEVDFKEEAKFAQHMKKGEAVSDFAKSKTMAQQRQYLPIYSVREELLQVIRENQVVVVVGETGSGKTTQLTQYLHEDGYTVNSIIGCTQPRRVAAMSVAKRVSEEMETELGDKVGYAIRFEDVTGPSTVIKYMTDGVLLRETLKDSDLDKYRVIVMDEAHERSLNTDVLFGILKKVVARRRDFKLIVTSATLNAQKFSTFFGSVPIFHIPGRTFPVNILWSKTPCEDYVEGAVKQAMAIHITSPPGDILIFMTGQDEIETACYALAERMEQLESSAKQGVGKLLILPIYSQLPADLQAKIFQKAEEGARKCIVATNIAETSLTVDGIYYVIDTGYGKMKVYNPKMGMDALQVFPVSRAAADQRAGRAGRTGPGTCYRLYTESAYLNEMLPSPVPEIQRTNLGNVVLLLKSLKVDNLLDFDFMDPPPQDNILNSMYQLWVLGALNNVGGLTELGWKMVEFPLDPPLAKMLLMGEQLGCLDEVLTIVSMLSVPSVFFRPKDRAEESDAAREKFFVPESDHLTLYNVYQQWKNKQYRGDWCNDHFLHVKGLRKAREVRSQLLDILKALKIPLTSSFPDTDVVRKAICSAYFHNAARLKGVGEYVNSRTGMPCHLHPSSALYGMGHTPEYVVYHELILTAKEYMQCATAVEPQWLAELGPMFFSVKDSDTSLLEHKKKQKEEKTAMEEEMENLRRSQADAEIENKAKEREKRAKQQQQVSLPGLKQGTSTYLRPKKFGL, encoded by the exons ATAATGTCTCCGGTTCAAAAAGCGAGACCTTTACGCCCAGAAATCGTCGCTCAAGTGATTCAATACGTTCAGAA GTTTCAACTCTCACCTCTCAGAATAGTAGGGGGAGTCCCCCATTTGATGAAGGCCACCATCGCCGTGAACGGCGGGATTCCAAAGATGATGGAACTGAAAGGAGGCGGTCAAGACAGACATATAGTATGGATAGTGAAGACAGATATCATGGAAGAGAAGTACGGGATCGATATGCGCATAGTCACGGGGGAGATTATGGAAAGAAACGGAGTAGATATGATGGCAAGAGGACACCTG GTAGAAATGAATGGGATGATGGGAGATGGGAATGGCAAGACACGCCACGCCGGGATGGTTACTCTAGCTCTAGTGGGCGAGAGCAACCTTCGCCATCACCGATGTTCATTGGGGCCTCACCTGATGCCAGATTAGTTTCACCTTGGTCGGGTGGTCATACTCCCCGTTCTAGTG CTTCTCCTTGGGACCACATCTCTCCCTCGCCTGTTCCAATACGTGCTTCTGGAGCTTCGGTTAAATCTTCGAGTTCTAGATACAGTGGAAGGTCCCATCGACTTACATTTTCTGCTGGAAATTCAGAACCGAATGAG GATAGAGAAGCAGACAATATGGACATGGCAGATGAACATAAGTATGAGATTTCTGAGAGTATGCGTTTGGAGATGGAGTACGATGCAGACCGTGCATG GTATGACAGAGAAGAAGGTACCACTATGTTTGATGGGGATAGGTCGTCGGTTTTCCTTGGAGATGAGGcctcttttaaaaagaaagaggcGGATCTTGCAAAAAGACTG GTTCGAAGGGATGGTACTAAGATGACCCTTTCTCAGAGCAAAAAGTTGTCACAGCTTACTGCTGATAACGCTCAGTGGGAAGACCGACAACTCCTGAGATCGGGAGCTGTTAGAGGTACAGAAGTGCAGACCGAATTTGATGAGGAGGAAGAATGCAAGGTTATTCTTCTTGTACATG ATACAAAACCTCCTTTCTTGGATGGGAGAGTAGTCTTTACTAAACAAGCTGAGCCTATAATGCCCCTCAAAGATCCGACATCAGATATGGCTATAATTTCACGAAAAGGTTCCTCTCTGGTCAGGGAGATCCGTGAAAAACAGAGTATGAATAAATCTCGCCAACGCTTCTGGGAGCTGGCTGGCTCAAAACTTGGAGATATTCTTGGTGTTGAGAAATCAGAAGCGGAG ATTGATGCGGACACTGCTGTAGTGGGGGACCAGGGCGAGGTAGATTTTAAGGAAGAGGCAAAGTTTGCACAGCACATGAAAAAGGGTGAAGCAGTGAGTGACTTTGCAAAGTCAAAAACTATGGCACAGCAACGGCAGTATCTCCCCATTTATTCAGTGCGTGAGGAGTTATTGCAG GTTATCCGTGAGAATCAGGTGGTGGTCGTTGTGGGAGAGACTGGTTCAGGGAAAACAACTCAACTAACACAG TATCTGCATGAAGATGGCTACACTGTGAACAGCATCATTGGTTGTACCCAACCGAGGCGTGTTGCAGCCATGAGTGTGGCAAAGAGagtgagtgaagagatggaaacTGAGTTGGGCGACAAAGTGGGGTATGCCATTCGTTTTGAGGATGTGACTGGGCCAAGCACAGTAATTAAG TATATGACAGATGGAGTACTTCTGCGTGAAACACTGAAAGATTCTGACCTTGATAAGTACCG GGTCATTGTGATGGATGAAGCACATGAGAGATCACTGAACACTGATGTTCTCTTTGGGATTTTAAAAAAGGTGGTAGCTCGCCGTCGTGATTTTAAGCTCATTGTAACATCTGCTACTCTGAATGCACAAAAATTTTCGACCTTCTTTGGCAG CGTACCAATTTTTCACATACCTGGAAGGACATTTCCAGTCAACATATTGTGGAGTAAAACCCCATGTGAAGATTATGTTGAAGGTGCAGTGAAGCAGGCTATGGCCATCCATATTACCAGTCCTCCAGGCGACATCCTCATCTTCATGACtggccaagatgaaattgaAACAGCATGCTATGCTCTAGCGGAGCGCATGGAACAGCTTGAATCATCTGCGAAGCAAGGTGTTGGTAAGCTCTTGATTCTTCCCATATACTCTCAACTTCCGGCTGATTTGCAAGCAAAGATATTCCAAAAGGCTGAAGAAGGGGCTCGCAAGTGCATTGTGGCCACCAATATTGCAGAGACTTCTTTGACGGTAGATGGAATATATTATGTCATAGACACAGGCTATGGTAAGATGAAAGTCTACAATCCCAAAATGGGTATGGACGCACTCCAAGTGTTCCCAGTCAGCCGCGCTGCTGCAGACCAGCGTGCTGGTCGTGCAGGCAGAACAGGACCAGGTACATGTTATCGACTTTACACGGAGAGTGCATATTTGAATGAAATGCTCCCGAGTCCTGTGCCGGAAATCCAGAGGACCAACCTTGGGAATGTGGTCTTATTGCTCAAGTCTCTTAAAGTTGACAACCTGCTAGACTTTGATTTTATGGACCCACCTCCGCAGGATAACATTCTCAATTCAATGTACCAGTTGTGGGTCTTAGGTGCACTTAACAATGTTGGGGGGTTAACGGAGCTCGGCTGGAAGATGGTAGAATTCCCATTGGATCCTCCTCTTGCAAAGATGCTCTTGATGGGCGAGCAGTTAGGTTGCCTAGATGAGGTTTTGACAATTGTCTCGATGCTCTCGGTGCCGTCTGTATTCTTCAGGCCAAAAGATAGAGCGGAGGAGAGCGATGCTGCAAGGGAGAAGTTTTTTGTTCCGGAATCTGACCACTTAACGCTGTACAATGTCTATCAGCAGTGGAAAAATAAACAGTACAGAGGAGATTGGTGTAATGATCACTTTTTGCATGTCAAGGGCTTGCGGAAGGCTCGAGAAGTGAGATCTCAACTGCTGGATATTCTCAAGGcattgaaaatcccactaaCTTCGAGTTTTCCCGATACTGATGTTGTGAGGAAAGCCATCTGTTCTGCATACTTCCACAATGCAGCACGACTGAAGGGTGTTGGCGAATATGTGAATAGCCGGACCGGGATGCCCTGCCATTTGCACCCGAGCAGTGCTCTCTATGGCATGGGGCACACGCCCGAGTATGTGGTCTACCACGAGCTGATTCTGACAGCAAAAGAGTACATGCAATGTGCCACTGCTGTGGAGCCACAGTGGTTGGCCGAACTGGGTCCCATGTTTTTCTCCGTTAAAGACTCGGATACGTCTCTGCTGGAGcacaagaagaagcagaaggaagagaagacAGCTATGGAGGAAGAAATGGAGAACCTGAGGAGATCGCAGGCTGATGCGGAGATAGAAAATAAGGcgaaggagagggagaagaggGCGAAGCAACAACAGCAAGTCTCATTGCCTGGGTTGAAGCAGGGTACTTCTACTTACCTCAGACCAAAGAAATTTGGTCTATAA
- the LOC104415694 gene encoding pre-mRNA-splicing factor ATP-dependent RNA helicase DEAH7 isoform X3 yields the protein MEDKVTLEPEKSGAAGLYIPGKERVVFRPSERKSLLGLDVLANAKRAGSKVDDGFKVPKERVTSVVSSIDEEEKSELSGLDEEESDIVNGARNTNRRYRETAASKNSDPDNVSGSKSETFTPRNRRSSDSIRSENSRGSPPFDEGHHRRERRDSKDDGTERRRSRQTYSMDSEDRYHGREVRDRYAHSHGGDYGKKRSRYDGKRTPGRNEWDDGRWEWQDTPRRDGYSSSSGREQPSPSPMFIGASPDARLVSPWSGGHTPRSSGSAASPWDHISPSPVPIRASGASVKSSSSRYSGRSHRLTFSAGNSEPNEDREADNMDMADEHKYEISESMRLEMEYDADRAWYDREEGTTMFDGDRSSVFLGDEASFKKKEADLAKRLVRRDGTKMTLSQSKKLSQLTADNAQWEDRQLLRSGAVRGTEVQTEFDEEEECKVILLVHDTKPPFLDGRVVFTKQAEPIMPLKDPTSDMAIISRKGSSLVREIREKQSMNKSRQRFWELAGSKLGDILGVEKSEAEIDADTAVVGDQGEVDFKEEAKFAQHMKKGEAVSDFAKSKTMAQQRQYLPIYSVREELLQVIRENQVVVVVGETGSGKTTQLTQYLHEDGYTVNSIIGCTQPRRVAAMSVAKRVSEEMETELGDKVGYAIRFEDVTGPSTVIKYMTDGVLLRETLKDSDLDKYRVIVMDEAHERSLNTDVLFGILKKVVARRRDFKLIVTSATLNAQKFSTFFGSVPIFHIPGRTFPVNILWSKTPCEDYVEGAVKQAMAIHITSPPGDILIFMTGQDEIETACYALAERMEQLESSAKQGVGKLLILPIYSQLPADLQAKIFQKAEEGARKCIVATNIAETSLTVDGIYYVIDTGYGKMKVYNPKMGMDALQVFPVSRAAADQRAGRAGRTGPGTCYRLYTESAYLNEMLPSPVPEIQRTNLGNVVLLLKSLKVDNLLDFDFMDPPPQDNILNSMYQLWVLGALNNVGGLTELGWKMVEFPLDPPLAKMLLMGEQLGCLDEVLTIVSMLSVPSVFFRPKDRAEESDAAREKFFVPESDHLTLYNVYQQWKNKQYRGDWCNDHFLHVKGLRKAREVRSQLLDILKALKIPLTSSFPDTDVVRKAICSAYFHNAARLKGVGEYVNSRTGMPCHLHPSSALYGMGHTPEYVVYHELILTAKEYMQCATAVEPQWLAELGPMFFSVKDSDTSLLEHKKKQKEEKTAMEEEMENLRRSQADAEIENKAKEREKRAKQQQQVSLPGLKQGTSTYLRPKKFGL from the exons ATAATGTCTCCGGTTCAAAAAGCGAGACCTTTACGCCCAGAAATCGTCGCTCAAGTGATTCAATACGTTCAGAA AATAGTAGGGGGAGTCCCCCATTTGATGAAGGCCACCATCGCCGTGAACGGCGGGATTCCAAAGATGATGGAACTGAAAGGAGGCGGTCAAGACAGACATATAGTATGGATAGTGAAGACAGATATCATGGAAGAGAAGTACGGGATCGATATGCGCATAGTCACGGGGGAGATTATGGAAAGAAACGGAGTAGATATGATGGCAAGAGGACACCTG GTAGAAATGAATGGGATGATGGGAGATGGGAATGGCAAGACACGCCACGCCGGGATGGTTACTCTAGCTCTAGTGGGCGAGAGCAACCTTCGCCATCACCGATGTTCATTGGGGCCTCACCTGATGCCAGATTAGTTTCACCTTGGTCGGGTGGTCATACTCCCCGTTCTAGTG GTTCTGCAGCTTCTCCTTGGGACCACATCTCTCCCTCGCCTGTTCCAATACGTGCTTCTGGAGCTTCGGTTAAATCTTCGAGTTCTAGATACAGTGGAAGGTCCCATCGACTTACATTTTCTGCTGGAAATTCAGAACCGAATGAG GATAGAGAAGCAGACAATATGGACATGGCAGATGAACATAAGTATGAGATTTCTGAGAGTATGCGTTTGGAGATGGAGTACGATGCAGACCGTGCATG GTATGACAGAGAAGAAGGTACCACTATGTTTGATGGGGATAGGTCGTCGGTTTTCCTTGGAGATGAGGcctcttttaaaaagaaagaggcGGATCTTGCAAAAAGACTG GTTCGAAGGGATGGTACTAAGATGACCCTTTCTCAGAGCAAAAAGTTGTCACAGCTTACTGCTGATAACGCTCAGTGGGAAGACCGACAACTCCTGAGATCGGGAGCTGTTAGAGGTACAGAAGTGCAGACCGAATTTGATGAGGAGGAAGAATGCAAGGTTATTCTTCTTGTACATG ATACAAAACCTCCTTTCTTGGATGGGAGAGTAGTCTTTACTAAACAAGCTGAGCCTATAATGCCCCTCAAAGATCCGACATCAGATATGGCTATAATTTCACGAAAAGGTTCCTCTCTGGTCAGGGAGATCCGTGAAAAACAGAGTATGAATAAATCTCGCCAACGCTTCTGGGAGCTGGCTGGCTCAAAACTTGGAGATATTCTTGGTGTTGAGAAATCAGAAGCGGAG ATTGATGCGGACACTGCTGTAGTGGGGGACCAGGGCGAGGTAGATTTTAAGGAAGAGGCAAAGTTTGCACAGCACATGAAAAAGGGTGAAGCAGTGAGTGACTTTGCAAAGTCAAAAACTATGGCACAGCAACGGCAGTATCTCCCCATTTATTCAGTGCGTGAGGAGTTATTGCAG GTTATCCGTGAGAATCAGGTGGTGGTCGTTGTGGGAGAGACTGGTTCAGGGAAAACAACTCAACTAACACAG TATCTGCATGAAGATGGCTACACTGTGAACAGCATCATTGGTTGTACCCAACCGAGGCGTGTTGCAGCCATGAGTGTGGCAAAGAGagtgagtgaagagatggaaacTGAGTTGGGCGACAAAGTGGGGTATGCCATTCGTTTTGAGGATGTGACTGGGCCAAGCACAGTAATTAAG TATATGACAGATGGAGTACTTCTGCGTGAAACACTGAAAGATTCTGACCTTGATAAGTACCG GGTCATTGTGATGGATGAAGCACATGAGAGATCACTGAACACTGATGTTCTCTTTGGGATTTTAAAAAAGGTGGTAGCTCGCCGTCGTGATTTTAAGCTCATTGTAACATCTGCTACTCTGAATGCACAAAAATTTTCGACCTTCTTTGGCAG CGTACCAATTTTTCACATACCTGGAAGGACATTTCCAGTCAACATATTGTGGAGTAAAACCCCATGTGAAGATTATGTTGAAGGTGCAGTGAAGCAGGCTATGGCCATCCATATTACCAGTCCTCCAGGCGACATCCTCATCTTCATGACtggccaagatgaaattgaAACAGCATGCTATGCTCTAGCGGAGCGCATGGAACAGCTTGAATCATCTGCGAAGCAAGGTGTTGGTAAGCTCTTGATTCTTCCCATATACTCTCAACTTCCGGCTGATTTGCAAGCAAAGATATTCCAAAAGGCTGAAGAAGGGGCTCGCAAGTGCATTGTGGCCACCAATATTGCAGAGACTTCTTTGACGGTAGATGGAATATATTATGTCATAGACACAGGCTATGGTAAGATGAAAGTCTACAATCCCAAAATGGGTATGGACGCACTCCAAGTGTTCCCAGTCAGCCGCGCTGCTGCAGACCAGCGTGCTGGTCGTGCAGGCAGAACAGGACCAGGTACATGTTATCGACTTTACACGGAGAGTGCATATTTGAATGAAATGCTCCCGAGTCCTGTGCCGGAAATCCAGAGGACCAACCTTGGGAATGTGGTCTTATTGCTCAAGTCTCTTAAAGTTGACAACCTGCTAGACTTTGATTTTATGGACCCACCTCCGCAGGATAACATTCTCAATTCAATGTACCAGTTGTGGGTCTTAGGTGCACTTAACAATGTTGGGGGGTTAACGGAGCTCGGCTGGAAGATGGTAGAATTCCCATTGGATCCTCCTCTTGCAAAGATGCTCTTGATGGGCGAGCAGTTAGGTTGCCTAGATGAGGTTTTGACAATTGTCTCGATGCTCTCGGTGCCGTCTGTATTCTTCAGGCCAAAAGATAGAGCGGAGGAGAGCGATGCTGCAAGGGAGAAGTTTTTTGTTCCGGAATCTGACCACTTAACGCTGTACAATGTCTATCAGCAGTGGAAAAATAAACAGTACAGAGGAGATTGGTGTAATGATCACTTTTTGCATGTCAAGGGCTTGCGGAAGGCTCGAGAAGTGAGATCTCAACTGCTGGATATTCTCAAGGcattgaaaatcccactaaCTTCGAGTTTTCCCGATACTGATGTTGTGAGGAAAGCCATCTGTTCTGCATACTTCCACAATGCAGCACGACTGAAGGGTGTTGGCGAATATGTGAATAGCCGGACCGGGATGCCCTGCCATTTGCACCCGAGCAGTGCTCTCTATGGCATGGGGCACACGCCCGAGTATGTGGTCTACCACGAGCTGATTCTGACAGCAAAAGAGTACATGCAATGTGCCACTGCTGTGGAGCCACAGTGGTTGGCCGAACTGGGTCCCATGTTTTTCTCCGTTAAAGACTCGGATACGTCTCTGCTGGAGcacaagaagaagcagaaggaagagaagacAGCTATGGAGGAAGAAATGGAGAACCTGAGGAGATCGCAGGCTGATGCGGAGATAGAAAATAAGGcgaaggagagggagaagaggGCGAAGCAACAACAGCAAGTCTCATTGCCTGGGTTGAAGCAGGGTACTTCTACTTACCTCAGACCAAAGAAATTTGGTCTATAA